From one Leptospira kanakyensis genomic stretch:
- a CDS encoding GH36-type glycosyl hydrolase domain-containing protein, whose translation MIQQIKNESGLKFQFLSNGNVHSIRLNELLVNLYLGNEMEPSINNLYLRIHSKSSLTLYPLFGPNSNSHFQINDSTYLSRGSHDGMDYTLYLELHPLLLAWRYKVQITNKTKEPLDYDLVYVQDIGICDYGASRLNEFFVCHYIHHEPILTKEFGYGILSRQNESVSGKHPATFLFSSDFIQSYATDGLDLYPKGIHQNLLTKRRQGEHSILGLETKKKTLGPNEILESCFYGYLFPNLETLSSFPEVQNLMQKISTGWKETPNFGTNISIGQPSLFSNGSRKDGDTLTIDKLKFFFPKEWREVELSDSGDILSFFTDESTHVVLKEKESLCLRPHGQILRTGFPEIPDESSLTATCYFNGIFVSQLTEGHTSINQYISRNHSYLNQFHSYGLRIFIEEDSVFKLLDSPSLMRMEPNLVEWIYQWENETLKIQVETNQNHEIQFQLSTNSKQVKNFLLSFHIALDGDNGALEIPPVVLQTETKIEIQPNPKSPLFQRLEGKGFHIDTKDLTVWKISDDRILFADGISRGQSYLTAVVPVKSNLQFSIQGNLLPSPSKKETKQKQTSIKSHIKNQYKIKNENSASQSISQIIEILPWFVQNARIHYLNPRGLEQYSGGGWGTRDVCQGAFEYLLAMGEIGSCRSLLFKVFEEQNEDGDWPQWFMLYPRDKEIRAGDSHGDILYWPILALSTYLERTKDLKFLEETTTGIHRKEPRTIKEAITKTISLINKRLIEGTKLPIYGHGDWNDSLQPVKDEFRTQAVSTWTAELQSLTYDALIQIYHLTGDIEKEKLYQKESEIIKQNIKDDCMADGILTGLRYFGEKNSLKFYLHPKDTKTGIHFSVLPMVYGILSEVLDSKEAEAHLSIIKNSLTGPDGIRLFDVPIPYRDGSSIEFKRAETASYFGREIGLMYTHAHLRYCEALAYMGKSEEFLYNLNLVNPIGIQKKVPSSHPRQTNCYYSSSDGLFFDRYDAGKNYKELLLGNIPLEGGWRVYSSGPGIYLKLVYECLFGIRFFLDEMELDPILPKGLDGLEWNVHFKEKDFRILYHVESTNASLESVLLNGIHIPFQRKENRYRRGGVKLKFTDLELYLKEGENHLTLILR comes from the coding sequence ATGATTCAACAAATCAAAAACGAATCTGGACTCAAATTTCAATTTTTATCGAATGGGAATGTACATTCCATTCGTTTGAATGAATTACTTGTCAATTTATATCTTGGAAACGAGATGGAACCAAGTATTAACAATCTCTATCTAAGAATCCATTCAAAAAGTTCACTAACCTTATATCCGCTATTTGGACCCAACTCAAACTCCCATTTTCAAATTAACGACTCCACTTATCTTTCTAGAGGAAGTCACGATGGAATGGATTACACTTTATATCTAGAACTTCATCCCCTTTTGTTAGCCTGGCGATATAAAGTACAAATTACAAATAAAACCAAAGAACCATTAGATTATGATTTGGTATATGTACAAGATATTGGGATTTGTGATTACGGCGCATCAAGGCTGAATGAATTTTTTGTTTGCCATTACATCCACCATGAACCAATTCTCACAAAAGAATTTGGTTATGGAATTCTTTCCAGGCAAAACGAATCGGTATCAGGAAAACATCCCGCTACTTTTTTATTTAGCTCAGATTTCATCCAATCTTATGCGACTGATGGATTAGATTTGTATCCGAAAGGAATTCACCAAAACCTTCTCACAAAACGAAGACAAGGTGAACATTCTATTTTGGGCCTTGAAACAAAAAAGAAAACCTTAGGGCCGAACGAAATATTAGAATCATGTTTTTATGGGTATCTATTTCCTAATTTGGAAACCCTAAGTTCTTTTCCTGAGGTTCAGAACCTCATGCAAAAAATTTCTACTGGCTGGAAGGAAACTCCCAATTTTGGCACAAACATATCTATTGGCCAACCGAGCCTCTTTTCAAATGGTAGTAGGAAGGACGGCGATACTCTAACAATAGACAAATTAAAATTTTTTTTCCCAAAGGAATGGAGAGAAGTCGAGTTGTCAGACTCCGGGGACATCCTTTCCTTCTTTACAGATGAGTCCACCCATGTGGTGTTAAAAGAAAAAGAGTCTCTCTGTCTCCGTCCTCATGGACAGATTTTAAGGACTGGTTTTCCCGAGATTCCTGACGAATCTTCCCTCACGGCTACTTGTTACTTCAATGGTATTTTTGTATCACAACTCACTGAAGGCCATACGAGTATCAACCAATATATTTCACGTAACCATAGTTACCTGAACCAATTCCACTCTTATGGACTGCGTATTTTTATAGAAGAAGATTCTGTTTTTAAACTTTTAGATAGTCCTTCCTTAATGCGAATGGAGCCGAACCTTGTAGAATGGATTTACCAATGGGAGAATGAAACATTAAAAATCCAAGTGGAAACAAATCAAAACCATGAAATCCAGTTTCAACTCTCCACAAACAGCAAACAGGTGAAAAACTTTCTTTTATCCTTTCATATTGCTCTAGATGGTGATAACGGTGCCTTGGAAATTCCACCAGTTGTCCTCCAAACTGAAACAAAAATAGAAATCCAACCAAACCCAAAATCACCTTTGTTCCAAAGATTAGAAGGAAAAGGGTTCCATATTGATACCAAAGATCTTACAGTATGGAAAATCTCCGATGATCGGATTTTATTTGCTGATGGAATTTCGAGAGGACAGTCTTATCTCACCGCTGTGGTGCCAGTAAAGTCAAATCTCCAATTTTCCATCCAAGGGAATTTGTTACCTTCTCCTTCAAAAAAAGAAACCAAGCAAAAACAAACATCAATTAAATCTCACATCAAAAATCAATATAAGATAAAAAATGAAAATTCTGCATCACAATCCATTAGCCAAATTATAGAAATCCTACCTTGGTTCGTACAAAATGCACGCATTCATTATTTGAATCCAAGAGGACTAGAACAATATTCAGGAGGTGGATGGGGAACAAGAGATGTCTGCCAAGGTGCTTTTGAGTATCTACTTGCTATGGGTGAAATCGGATCTTGCCGTTCCCTACTTTTTAAGGTCTTCGAGGAACAAAATGAAGATGGGGACTGGCCGCAATGGTTTATGTTGTATCCCCGAGATAAAGAGATTCGGGCCGGTGATTCCCATGGAGACATTCTTTATTGGCCGATCCTTGCTTTATCTACCTACTTAGAACGAACCAAGGATCTAAAATTTCTAGAGGAAACAACAACAGGAATTCACCGAAAGGAACCAAGAACTATAAAAGAAGCCATTACAAAAACCATTTCACTCATAAACAAACGTTTGATTGAAGGAACAAAACTTCCAATTTACGGACATGGTGATTGGAATGATTCCTTACAACCAGTCAAAGATGAATTTCGAACGCAAGCCGTGAGCACTTGGACTGCTGAATTACAATCACTCACCTATGATGCATTGATTCAAATTTATCATTTAACTGGTGATATAGAAAAAGAAAAACTCTATCAAAAAGAATCGGAAATCATCAAACAAAACATCAAAGATGATTGTATGGCTGATGGTATACTAACAGGACTACGTTATTTCGGAGAAAAGAATTCTTTAAAATTTTACTTACACCCCAAGGATACCAAAACAGGAATTCACTTCAGTGTCCTTCCTATGGTTTATGGAATTTTATCAGAGGTTTTAGATTCTAAAGAAGCGGAGGCCCATCTATCCATCATAAAAAATTCATTAACAGGGCCAGATGGAATCCGTCTCTTCGATGTCCCAATTCCTTATAGGGATGGAAGTAGTATAGAGTTCAAACGAGCAGAAACTGCCAGTTATTTTGGGAGAGAAATTGGGCTTATGTACACCCATGCCCACTTACGTTACTGTGAAGCATTAGCTTATATGGGTAAGTCGGAAGAATTCTTATACAACTTAAACTTAGTCAATCCCATCGGAATTCAAAAGAAAGTTCCCTCAAGTCATCCAAGACAAACAAACTGTTATTATTCAAGTTCCGATGGTTTATTTTTTGATCGTTACGATGCAGGAAAAAATTATAAAGAATTACTACTAGGAAACATTCCTTTAGAAGGAGGATGGCGAGTGTATTCCAGTGGCCCAGGAATTTATCTCAAACTAGTTTACGAATGTTTGTTTGGAATTCGTTTTTTTCTGGATGAGATGGAACTAGATCCGATCCTTCCCAAAGGATTGGATGGTTTAGAATGGAATGTCCATTTTAAGGAAAAAGATTTTCGAATCCTATATCATGTAGAATCAACAAATGCAAGTCTAGAATCCGTGTTACTGAATGGCATCCACATTCCTTTTCAAAGAAAAGAGAACCGTTACCGTAGAGGTGGCGTAAAACTTAAATTTACAGATTTGGAATTATACCTAAAAGAGGGAGAAAACCATTTAACATTAATATTGCGATAA
- a CDS encoding ABC transporter ATP-binding protein/permease, which translates to MPLDKKRKSSQNWVRLTNTIRQLVQSKQGPAAIRYAITLVFLVIAFNVFNVINSYVGRDFISSIEQKNVTAFYTNVILYAIVFIISSGIGSINRYAEERLGILWREQLTWKLTENYLTERTFHQIIGKPGIENPDQRITDDAKAFTTTTISFTLLFIGGIFSAISFSGVLWSINPILFLVAVAYALSGTVSTIFLGKSLIRLNYDQLDMEASYRADLLHIRQHAESIAVTHREARMSVRLKSRLRKLVNNFRKLISVNLRLSFFTNNYNYFIQIIPMLIIAPSYMRGEIEFGVITQAALAFTTLLNAFSLIVTQFQSISAFSAVVKRLHSLETAMLQTETLAKEKRESGNQSDEIIFENFTLYSNDRSKLLVDNLNIKIQRKERWLFTSPDETTKLSLFRSIAGISNHSEGNIKKPNLEEILFLPEQAYLPPGRLRNVIVPAYLNLEVSDSEILTELQKMGLETLVRRYGGLRTLKEWNEELSLAEKYKIAVIRVLFLKPKFLVLDRPGSSLGKFEISKILKLFHKLNVATIVIAKDEETVLEYDHHLNISHFGKWDLSSADKANKE; encoded by the coding sequence ATGCCTTTAGACAAAAAAAGAAAATCATCTCAAAACTGGGTACGTTTAACAAATACCATACGACAGTTAGTTCAGTCAAAACAAGGCCCCGCAGCTATACGTTATGCAATCACTCTGGTGTTCCTTGTGATTGCATTCAATGTATTTAACGTGATTAATAGTTATGTTGGCCGTGATTTTATTTCTTCGATTGAACAAAAAAATGTCACAGCCTTCTACACAAATGTTATCCTCTATGCAATTGTATTTATCATCTCCTCCGGAATTGGATCCATCAATCGGTATGCTGAAGAAAGACTTGGGATCTTGTGGCGTGAACAACTCACATGGAAATTAACTGAAAATTATTTAACGGAAAGAACCTTCCACCAAATCATCGGAAAACCTGGGATCGAAAATCCTGACCAAAGAATCACGGATGATGCCAAAGCTTTTACGACCACAACGATTTCTTTCACCTTACTCTTTATTGGTGGTATATTTTCTGCGATTTCCTTTTCAGGAGTTCTTTGGAGCATAAACCCCATTCTATTTTTAGTCGCAGTGGCTTATGCGCTTTCAGGAACCGTTTCTACCATCTTCCTTGGAAAATCTCTGATCCGTCTCAACTACGATCAATTGGATATGGAAGCTAGTTACAGAGCAGATCTTTTGCATATCCGCCAACACGCAGAGTCCATAGCTGTGACTCATAGAGAAGCTAGAATGTCCGTGAGATTAAAGTCCAGACTTAGAAAATTGGTAAATAATTTTCGCAAACTCATTTCGGTAAACTTACGACTTAGTTTTTTTACGAATAACTACAATTATTTTATACAAATCATTCCCATGCTCATCATTGCTCCGAGTTACATGAGAGGAGAAATTGAATTTGGTGTGATTACACAAGCGGCCCTGGCTTTTACAACGCTCCTCAATGCCTTTTCTTTGATTGTCACACAATTCCAATCCATCTCGGCCTTCTCTGCTGTGGTCAAACGTTTACACTCCCTGGAAACGGCGATGTTACAAACGGAAACCCTTGCAAAAGAAAAAAGAGAATCAGGCAATCAATCTGATGAAATTATTTTTGAAAATTTTACCTTATATTCAAATGACAGATCCAAACTTTTGGTAGATAATTTAAATATAAAAATCCAAAGAAAGGAACGTTGGCTTTTTACATCTCCGGATGAAACTACAAAACTAAGTTTATTTAGATCCATTGCAGGAATTAGTAATCATTCCGAAGGCAATATCAAAAAACCTAACTTAGAAGAGATTCTTTTTCTCCCTGAACAAGCTTACTTACCTCCGGGAAGACTCCGAAATGTGATTGTGCCAGCATATTTAAATTTAGAAGTATCAGACTCAGAAATCCTAACTGAATTGCAGAAAATGGGGCTCGAAACTTTAGTTCGTAGGTATGGGGGTTTACGAACCTTAAAAGAGTGGAACGAAGAACTATCGTTAGCTGAAAAATACAAAATAGCAGTCATCCGCGTTTTATTTTTAAAACCCAAATTTTTGGTTTTGGATCGACCAGGATCCAGTCTTGGTAAATTTGAAATCTCTAAAATTCTAAAACTCTTTCACAAATTGAATGTGGCAACCATTGTCATTGCTAAAGACGAAGAAACGGTTTTGGAGTATGATCACCATTTAAATATTTCACATTTTGGAAAATGGGACTTAAGTTCCGCTGATAAGGCAAACAAAGAATGA